In Arsenicicoccus dermatophilus, a genomic segment contains:
- a CDS encoding TIGR03960 family B12-binding radical SAM protein, whose translation MTVTHIAPGASYYEALEPLLEQVSKPIQYVGGELNSQVKHWHCGGHGPDGAELTVRWALMYPDAYEVGVPNQGMMILYEVLNERPDALAERTYSVWRDMEERLREAGIPQLTVDGHRAVRDFDLFGVSFSTELGYTNLLAALELAGIPLHAADRTIDDPIVVMGGHASFNPEPMADFVDCAIVGDGEEAVLRVTDLVSAWKAAGRPGGREGILLELARTGGVYVPSLYAVSYLPDGRIEAVTPTAPGVPERVAKHTVMDLDAWPYPKKPLVPLAESVHERMSVEIFRGCTRGCRFCQAGMITRPVRERSITGIGEMVERGLAATGFEEVGLLSLSSADHTEIGDITRGLADRYEGTNTSLSLPSTRVDAFNIDLANELTRNGRRSGLTFAPEGGSERIRKVINKMVSEEDLISTVSAAYGAGWRNVKLYFMCGLPTETDEDVLQIAELAKRVIETGREASGRKDIRCTVSIGGFVPKAHTPFQWAPQLSPEGIDDRLAKLREAIRSDRRYGSSIGFRYHDGQPGQVEGLLSRGDRRVGAVIEAVYRDGGRMDGWSEHFSYDRWMRCAAEALAGTGVDVEWYTQRERDEDEVLPWDHIDSGLDKQWLWDDWQDALSLTEVEDCRWTPCFECGVCMTMGTVIETGPTGRKLLPLSVANPATQALRGCGDPLAAAASGAPAQVEADAVSATNGPGDLNDPDRESPTR comes from the coding sequence ATGACCGTGACCCACATCGCACCCGGCGCCTCTTACTACGAGGCCCTCGAGCCGCTGCTGGAGCAGGTCAGCAAGCCGATCCAGTATGTCGGCGGCGAGCTCAACTCCCAGGTCAAGCACTGGCACTGCGGCGGCCACGGCCCCGACGGCGCCGAGCTGACCGTCCGCTGGGCGCTGATGTACCCCGACGCCTACGAGGTGGGCGTGCCCAACCAGGGGATGATGATCCTCTACGAGGTCCTCAACGAGCGCCCCGACGCCCTCGCCGAGCGCACCTACTCGGTGTGGCGCGACATGGAGGAGCGGCTGCGCGAGGCCGGCATACCGCAGCTGACCGTCGACGGGCACCGCGCGGTCCGCGACTTCGACCTCTTCGGTGTCTCCTTCTCCACGGAGCTGGGCTACACCAACCTGCTGGCGGCGCTGGAGCTCGCGGGCATCCCGCTGCACGCGGCGGACCGCACCATCGACGACCCGATCGTGGTCATGGGCGGGCACGCGTCCTTCAACCCCGAGCCGATGGCGGACTTCGTCGACTGCGCGATCGTCGGCGACGGCGAGGAGGCGGTCCTGCGCGTCACCGACCTGGTGTCGGCGTGGAAGGCTGCCGGCCGACCGGGTGGGCGCGAGGGGATCCTCCTGGAGCTGGCCCGGACCGGAGGGGTCTACGTGCCGAGCCTGTATGCCGTGAGCTACCTGCCGGACGGCCGCATCGAGGCGGTGACGCCCACCGCGCCGGGCGTGCCCGAGCGGGTCGCCAAGCACACCGTCATGGACCTGGACGCCTGGCCCTATCCCAAGAAGCCGCTCGTGCCTCTCGCCGAGTCGGTCCACGAGCGGATGAGCGTGGAGATCTTCCGCGGGTGCACGCGCGGGTGCCGCTTCTGCCAGGCGGGGATGATCACCCGCCCGGTGCGCGAGCGGTCCATCACCGGCATCGGCGAGATGGTCGAGCGGGGCCTGGCGGCGACGGGCTTCGAGGAGGTCGGGCTGCTGTCGCTGTCCTCGGCGGACCACACCGAGATCGGGGACATCACGCGGGGACTGGCGGACCGCTACGAGGGCACCAACACCTCGCTGTCGCTGCCGTCGACGCGCGTCGACGCCTTCAACATCGACCTGGCCAACGAGCTCACCCGCAACGGGCGCCGCTCGGGCCTGACCTTCGCCCCGGAGGGCGGCTCGGAGCGGATCCGCAAGGTCATCAACAAGATGGTGTCCGAGGAGGACCTCATCTCGACCGTGTCCGCCGCGTATGGCGCGGGCTGGCGCAACGTCAAGCTGTACTTCATGTGCGGTCTGCCGACCGAGACCGACGAGGACGTCCTGCAGATCGCCGAGCTCGCCAAGCGGGTCATCGAGACCGGGCGAGAGGCCAGCGGCCGCAAGGACATCCGCTGCACGGTGTCGATCGGCGGCTTCGTGCCGAAGGCGCACACGCCCTTCCAGTGGGCTCCCCAGCTGTCGCCGGAGGGCATCGACGACCGCCTGGCCAAGCTGCGCGAGGCGATCCGGTCCGACCGGCGCTACGGCTCGTCGATCGGGTTCCGCTACCACGACGGCCAGCCCGGCCAGGTCGAGGGTCTGCTGTCCCGGGGCGACCGGCGCGTCGGCGCGGTGATCGAGGCGGTCTACCGCGACGGCGGGCGGATGGACGGCTGGAGCGAGCACTTCTCCTACGACCGCTGGATGCGGTGCGCCGCCGAGGCGCTCGCGGGCACCGGCGTGGACGTGGAGTGGTACACCCAGCGCGAGCGGGACGAGGACGAGGTCCTGCCCTGGGACCACATCGACTCCGGGCTGGACAAGCAGTGGCTGTGGGACGACTGGCAGGACGCGCTCAGCCTCACCGAGGTCGAGGACTGCCGGTGGACGCCGTGCTTCGAGTGCGGGGTCTGCATGACCATGGGGACGGTGATCGAGACCGGTCCGACCGGGCGCAAGCTGCTGCCGCTGTCGGTGGCCAACCCGGCGACCCAGGCGCTGCGCGGCTGCGGCGACCCGCTCGCGGCGGCGGCGTCCGGCGCCCCGGCGCAGGTCGAGGCCGACGCGGTGTCGGCGACGAACGGACCCGGCGACCTCAACGACCCCGATCGCGAGTCCCCCACGCGCTGA